The sequence below is a genomic window from Halococcus salsus.
ACCCCGGACCCGGTGGGCCGGCCGTAGCCCCGCGAGTCGTAGAACCGCTGGCGGGCGTCGCCGCCGGCGCGAACGACGTCGCCATCGAGCGTGGCGTCCATGGCCGAAACGGGCCGCGAGGCGACAAGTGGCCTGCGGTCGGGCGCGGCGGGAGGGGACGAACGTCAGCCGGCGCGCTCACAGGTCGCGTCGAGACACCGCCGGCCGCTGGCGGTCTCGAACGCCGGCAGCCCGCAGTCGCACTCGCCGTCGACGACACCCGTCGGGAAGGCGAACGCCGTCTCGCAGTCGGGGTAGTTCTCACAGCCGGCGAGAAGGTTGCCGTTCCGGATGATCCGGAGGCTCCCGTCACAGTCCGGACAATCCCAGGTCCGATCGAACGCCGCCGTGACCGCCGCGTCGAGCGACTGACACTCACGGTCGATACAGAGTGTGAGTTCCCGGCCGCGTTCGACGCGCATCGTCGGCAGGCCGCACGACGGACAGGTTTCGTCGAGGATCTCGGCACCCGCGGGCAGCCCGTAGCGTGCCGCACAGTCGAGACACGTCACGGCACCGTTCGCGCGGGTGAGTACGCCGTCGCAATCGGGGCAGGTTCCCACGGGCGTCCCCGCGCGGGAGGCGGGATACCGCCCGAGGCCGTACTCCTCGTTCGCAGTGATGTCGAGCCGCGAGTCGTCGTCGACGGCGGTGAGCGAGAACGCTCCGTCAGCGGTTCCGTCGTAGACCAGGCTCTCGGGGCGCGTGAGCCACGCGACGGGCTGGTAGCCGTCGCGGTCGTGGACCAGCACGGTGTTGTCGGGTTTGAGGAGGACGACGACCTCGCCACGGAGGTCGCTCTCCCGGGAGCCCGTCGTGGTGACGGTGCAGTCGCCGGCGAAGACCCGGATAGCGTGGGGCATACGAGGGGTGGTCGCGTTCCCGTACTTAAACTCGAACCCGCTCGATCACGCCGGCGAAGCGCGTCAACCAGCGCTCGGGGTCGTCGCCGACGCCGCCGACGAGGACGTGGTCGACCCCCTTCGATTCGAGGTTGCGGAAGTACTCGACGAACCACTCGCGCCCGGCGCGAAAGCCCTGATTGACGGGTTCGGGACCCGCTTCGGGGTCGTCGGCGATCTCGGCCGTGACGACCATCACGAACGGCTTTTGTCCACCCTGCTCGCGCCAGGTTTCGAGGTAGCTTTCGAGGGTGGCCTCGGGGAGGTGATAGAACAGCCAGCCGTCGCCGTGCGCACCGATCCACTCGACGGACTGGCGCGCGTTGCCG
It includes:
- a CDS encoding topoisomerase DNA-binding C4 zinc finger domain-containing protein: MPHAIRVFAGDCTVTTTGSRESDLRGEVVVLLKPDNTVLVHDRDGYQPVAWLTRPESLVYDGTADGAFSLTAVDDDSRLDITANEEYGLGRYPASRAGTPVGTCPDCDGVLTRANGAVTCLDCAARYGLPAGAEILDETCPSCGLPTMRVERGRELTLCIDRECQSLDAAVTAAFDRTWDCPDCDGSLRIIRNGNLLAGCENYPDCETAFAFPTGVVDGECDCGLPAFETASGRRCLDATCERAG